The Geotalea uraniireducens Rf4 genome window below encodes:
- a CDS encoding exonuclease SbcCD subunit D C-terminal domain-containing protein yields the protein MKILHTSDWHIGRALYGRKRYEEFEQFLDWLIGCIETEGIEALLVAGDVFDNGTPSNRALELYYRFLCRVAGAGCRHVVVTAGNHDSPSLLNAPREVLRHLNVHVVGCMAEAADELVVLNDSDGKPGLIVCAVPYLRDRDIRRAEAGETFEDKGRKLVEGIRDHYRQVGEAAVAKRSEFGGELPIIAMGHLFTSGGQTVEGDGVRELYVGNLGQVRADVFPDCFDYLALGHLHVAQRVNGSDVRRYSGAPIPMSFGEAGQRKIVVAVNAGTEGVTVREIPVPGFQSLATVRGDWKRVSERIAALKKEAVSVWLEVIYEGDEVIGDLQERLRELIDGSALEILRAKNMRLVERTLSRMATEETLDDLTVDDVFARCLDAHAVPQEQQAELVAAFRETVAALHEEATLGEP from the coding sequence ATGAAAATCCTGCATACATCGGATTGGCACATAGGGCGGGCGCTGTATGGCCGCAAACGTTACGAGGAGTTCGAGCAATTTCTTGACTGGCTGATCGGCTGCATTGAGACCGAAGGGATCGAGGCACTGCTTGTTGCCGGTGATGTATTCGACAACGGCACGCCCAGCAACCGGGCGTTGGAGCTCTATTACCGCTTTCTGTGCCGCGTGGCCGGCGCGGGGTGCAGACACGTGGTGGTCACGGCGGGGAACCACGATTCCCCTTCGCTCCTCAATGCCCCCCGCGAGGTGTTGCGCCATCTCAACGTTCACGTTGTCGGCTGCATGGCCGAGGCGGCGGACGAGCTGGTGGTGCTGAACGATAGCGACGGCAAACCCGGGCTGATTGTCTGCGCCGTTCCCTATCTGCGCGACCGCGATATTCGCCGGGCCGAGGCCGGAGAAACCTTTGAGGACAAGGGGCGCAAACTGGTGGAGGGGATCCGCGACCACTACCGGCAGGTGGGCGAAGCGGCCGTTGCCAAGCGCTCCGAGTTTGGGGGGGAGCTCCCCATTATCGCCATGGGGCACCTTTTCACAAGCGGCGGCCAGACCGTGGAAGGCGATGGGGTGCGGGAGCTGTATGTGGGAAACCTTGGGCAAGTGCGTGCCGATGTCTTTCCCGATTGCTTCGACTACCTGGCCCTCGGGCATCTGCATGTGGCGCAGCGGGTAAACGGCTCGGACGTCCGCCGTTATTCGGGGGCGCCAATCCCGATGAGCTTCGGCGAGGCCGGGCAACGAAAGATCGTGGTGGCGGTTAATGCAGGCACCGAAGGGGTTACGGTACGGGAAATACCCGTTCCTGGTTTTCAGTCGCTGGCAACGGTGCGCGGTGACTGGAAGCGTGTCAGCGAGCGTATAGCCGCCTTGAAAAAGGAGGCCGTTTCGGTATGGCTGGAGGTGATCTACGAAGGGGACGAGGTCATAGGCGATCTGCAGGAACGCTTGCGCGAGCTGATCGACGGGAGTGCACTGGAAATCCTGCGGGCAAAGAACATGCGCCTGGTGGAGCGGACCTTGAGCCGGATGGCGACGGAAGAGACCCTGGATGATCTCACCGTTGACGATGTGTTCGCCCGTTGCCTCGACGCCCATGCGGTGCCGCAGGAACAGCAGGCCGAACTGGTCGCGGCCTTTCGTGAGACAGTTGCCGCATTGCACGAAGAAGCCACCCTGGGGGAACCATGA
- a CDS encoding AAA family ATPase, whose translation MKVLRLSFKNLNSLAGVWDIDFKHPDYVSSGIFAITGPTGAGKTTILDAICLALYGQTPRLNRITQGENEIMSRQTGECFAEVEFETAKGRFRCHWSQHRSRKQADGQLQSPRHEIAEAESGMILESKLRAVADKVEDVTGMDFDRFTRSMLLAQGGFAAFLQARPDERAPILEQITGTAIYSRISIKVHERTSEERKRLGEMRAELDGIQLLSPAEAEALLREKSELQRAESTLTADARIIREAQSWRERIAALEGELLQLDQDRLAFETRKAAAAPELERLALAGRALKLGGDHAHILSMRTQQVGEQGELAAAAERLPQLQLGWQAAFDALELAEIGLESARVEQTREAELIRMTRALDVKLGEAQTQLNGLTADIEKTHRQNGDYRLAMAQCEQRMSETGEELQGVAAFLAEHQADVGLAEALTGIEQRLKALKTLDKQCRDTQAKLGRHAALIETATLTLSRAETVWQGALQAVTAAENRLAGVRAAREALLQGRDLSAWRDEAETLANRQSRLGAMQETLARIEEVKPKLAELRLRGEELEQKRQALAHREETLAAESELRERVARQLQDNVVLLNRVRSLEDDRKQLVDGVPCPLCGASEHPYAAGNIPQLDEAQKELELALAEAKRVRELLSRIELEQVAVGKDLQQAGQDQAELQERQLRDEAFCASGFVELGVSADAGAWSELIRHETDTCRGELVNRRGIIQEAEQKEQEERSAQGALNKLKDELAEHDKARLAARLGQEAAQSERKRLEGESAALHDDLDRVLAEVESAVAAYGCTEIVPDKVDELLAALTARRNAYVLRMQVRERLEKGRADLAAEREKQRALLAESEKTLADKEQQLRERTAQRDALVEQRLERYGERNPDVEEKRLADALRQAGERREAALQEQNRLQAELDGLNRQIERLTVSIARRGEQLFELETAFCLRLIDTGFADEAAFLQACLPQERFDELTQWADTLYKDETAIQTRQQDRKEALAGELNRNLTDKPLDLIREENAAVTEQLSELQKGLGALYQKLQQHAEQQQRHQSRLEAIEIQRRECDRWERLHALIGSGDGKRFRNFAQGLTFELMVAHANRQLQKMSDRYILVRDSAEPLELNVIDNYQAGEIRSTKNLSGGESFIASLALSLGLSSMASRNVRVDSLFLDEGFGTLDEDALETALETLSGLQQDGKLIGIISHVPALKERIGTQIQVEAGSAGRSTLSGPGCRRVKVSI comes from the coding sequence ATGAAAGTCCTCCGTCTGAGTTTCAAAAATCTGAACTCACTGGCCGGTGTTTGGGATATCGATTTCAAGCACCCCGACTATGTCTCCAGCGGTATCTTTGCCATCACCGGGCCGACCGGCGCGGGCAAGACAACCATCCTCGACGCCATCTGCCTGGCCCTTTACGGCCAGACCCCCCGTCTCAACAGGATCACCCAGGGCGAAAACGAAATCATGTCGCGGCAGACCGGCGAATGCTTTGCCGAGGTTGAATTCGAAACAGCCAAGGGGCGCTTCCGCTGCCACTGGAGCCAACACCGCTCGCGCAAGCAGGCTGACGGCCAATTGCAGTCGCCACGGCATGAGATCGCCGAGGCCGAAAGCGGAATGATCCTCGAATCAAAGCTGAGAGCCGTGGCCGACAAGGTTGAGGATGTCACCGGCATGGACTTCGATCGCTTCACCCGTTCGATGTTGCTGGCGCAGGGGGGCTTCGCCGCCTTTTTGCAGGCCCGCCCCGACGAGCGCGCCCCGATTCTGGAGCAGATCACCGGCACCGCGATCTACAGCCGGATTTCCATCAAGGTTCACGAGCGCACCTCGGAAGAGCGCAAGAGGCTAGGGGAGATGCGTGCCGAGCTCGACGGCATCCAGCTGCTGTCGCCAGCGGAAGCGGAGGCCCTGCTCCGCGAAAAATCCGAACTGCAACGGGCGGAAAGCACCCTGACCGCCGATGCCCGGATTATCCGCGAAGCCCAGTCCTGGCGGGAGCGGATAGCGGCTCTTGAGGGTGAACTCCTGCAACTGGATCAGGACCGGCTTGCCTTCGAGACGCGCAAAGCTGCGGCTGCGCCGGAGCTGGAACGGCTGGCGCTGGCCGGTCGCGCCCTGAAACTTGGCGGCGACCATGCCCATATCCTTTCGATGCGAACGCAACAGGTGGGGGAACAGGGCGAACTGGCGGCCGCCGCAGAACGACTCCCCCAGCTTCAGCTCGGCTGGCAGGCGGCTTTTGATGCGTTGGAACTGGCTGAGATCGGGCTTGAAAGCGCCCGGGTCGAGCAGACAAGAGAGGCAGAGCTGATCCGCATGACGCGTGCGCTTGATGTCAAGCTCGGCGAGGCCCAAACCCAGCTAAATGGCTTAACGGCCGACATTGAAAAAACGCATCGCCAGAACGGCGACTATCGCCTGGCGATGGCACAATGCGAGCAACGCATGAGCGAGACCGGCGAAGAGTTGCAAGGGGTCGCGGCCTTTCTGGCTGAACATCAGGCCGATGTCGGATTGGCCGAGGCCCTGACCGGGATCGAACAGCGGCTGAAGGCCCTCAAAACCCTTGACAAGCAGTGCCGCGATACGCAGGCAAAGCTGGGGCGGCATGCCGCACTCATCGAGACCGCCACGCTCACGCTTAGCCGGGCAGAGACCGTGTGGCAGGGGGCACTGCAAGCCGTCACAGCGGCCGAAAATCGGCTGGCGGGGGTACGTGCGGCACGCGAAGCCCTGTTGCAGGGACGTGATCTTTCCGCGTGGCGCGATGAAGCGGAAACGCTTGCAAACCGACAGAGTCGCCTGGGAGCGATGCAGGAAACCCTGGCACGGATTGAAGAGGTCAAGCCGAAGCTGGCGGAGCTGAGGCTGCGCGGGGAAGAGCTTGAGCAGAAGCGGCAGGCGCTTGCACATCGGGAGGAAACGCTGGCGGCGGAATCTGAACTGCGAGAGCGGGTTGCCCGTCAGTTGCAGGATAACGTCGTCTTACTCAACCGGGTGCGCAGCCTGGAAGATGATCGGAAGCAGCTCGTGGACGGCGTGCCTTGCCCTCTCTGCGGCGCCAGTGAACACCCCTACGCCGCCGGCAATATTCCGCAGCTGGACGAGGCACAGAAGGAGCTGGAGCTGGCTCTCGCCGAGGCGAAAAGGGTGCGGGAGCTGCTTTCCCGGATCGAGCTGGAGCAGGTTGCTGTTGGCAAGGATCTGCAACAGGCCGGACAGGATCAGGCCGAGCTTCAGGAGCGGCAGCTGCGCGACGAGGCCTTCTGCGCAAGTGGTTTCGTCGAACTGGGCGTGAGTGCCGACGCGGGGGCGTGGTCGGAGCTCATCCGGCACGAGACTGACACATGCCGGGGGGAGTTGGTCAACCGGCGCGGCATCATCCAGGAGGCCGAACAGAAAGAACAGGAAGAACGGAGCGCTCAGGGAGCGCTTAACAAGCTCAAGGACGAGCTTGCAGAGCATGATAAGGCGCGACTGGCCGCCCGGCTGGGGCAAGAAGCGGCGCAGTCGGAACGTAAGCGTCTGGAGGGCGAATCCGCGGCCCTTCACGATGATCTTGACCGGGTGCTGGCCGAAGTCGAGAGTGCGGTTGCAGCGTATGGCTGCACAGAGATCGTTCCGGACAAGGTCGATGAGCTGCTGGCTGCCTTGACTGCCCGCCGCAACGCGTATGTTCTGCGGATGCAGGTTCGGGAGCGTTTGGAAAAAGGGCGTGCCGATCTTGCTGCTGAAAGGGAGAAACAGCGGGCTCTGTTGGCAGAATCGGAAAAGACGCTCGCCGATAAGGAACAGCAGCTGCGGGAGAGAACCGCACAGCGGGATGCACTGGTCGAGCAGCGTCTGGAACGGTATGGAGAGCGCAACCCGGATGTAGAGGAAAAACGGCTGGCAGATGCGCTGCGACAGGCCGGCGAGCGGCGCGAAGCGGCGCTGCAGGAGCAGAACCGCCTTCAGGCCGAGCTTGACGGACTGAACCGGCAGATTGAACGACTGACGGTGTCCATCGCCCGTAGAGGTGAGCAGCTTTTCGAGCTGGAAACGGCCTTCTGCCTGCGTCTGATTGATACCGGTTTTGCAGATGAGGCAGCCTTTTTGCAGGCGTGCCTGCCGCAGGAGCGCTTCGATGAACTCACCCAATGGGCCGACACCCTGTATAAGGATGAGACTGCCATTCAGACCCGTCAGCAGGACCGCAAGGAGGCCTTGGCGGGTGAGCTGAACAGGAATCTGACCGACAAGCCGCTTGATCTGATCAGGGAGGAGAACGCCGCTGTTACGGAACAGTTGAGCGAGCTGCAGAAGGGACTGGGTGCGCTTTATCAGAAACTTCAGCAGCACGCCGAACAGCAGCAGCGCCATCAGAGCCGGCTTGAGGCGATTGAGATACAGAGGCGGGAGTGCGACCGCTGGGAGCGACTGCATGCGCTTATCGGTTCCGGTGACGGCAAGCGGTTCCGCAATTTTGCCCAGGGGCTCACCTTCGAGCTGATGGTTGCCCACGCCAACCGCCAGCTGCAAAAGATGAGCGACCGTTATATCCTGGTGCGCGACAGCGCTGAACCGCTTGAACTGAACGTCATCGACAACTACCAGGCAGGAGAGATCCGATCCACCAAGAACCTGTCCGGCGGTGAGAGTTTCATCGCCAGCCTTGCCCTTTCCCTCGGCCTGTCCAGCATGGCCAGCCGCAACGTGCGTGTCGATTCCCTGTTTCTCGACGAAGGGTTCGGCACCCTCGACGAAGACGCCCTTGAAACAGCCCTTGAAACACTTTCAGGCCTGCAGCAGGACGGCAAGCTGATCGGCATCATCTCACACGTTCCTGCGCTCAAAGAGCGCATCGGCACCCAGATACAGGTAGAGGCCGGCAGTGCCGGACGCAGCACCCTGAGCGGACCGGGATGCCGGCGGGTTAAGGTATCCATATGA
- a CDS encoding class I SAM-dependent methyltransferase: MIVNTIARWTGSIAESVLFPSRSARKRLAFCYLRGAGLEIGALQHPLEVPAGVTVTYVDYASREENIKKYPGIDPASIVATDHIEDGFELSGFQAASQDFIIANHVLEHCPNPLQALLNWDRVLRKNGILFITLPNGRKSFDYGRAITTFEHIAEDYELVKAGDLTTFAARNREHYREFVEISIPNLHKVQRNLKTYRTDEERNAYIDKLSREASTDAHFHVFTKPSLVTVLNAIIADYAQNLSLREIARSGFGFEYVVILEKSGSIKS, translated from the coding sequence ATGATTGTAAATACGATCGCCAGATGGACAGGTAGTATAGCAGAGTCGGTTCTGTTCCCCTCGCGCTCGGCACGGAAGAGGCTGGCTTTTTGCTATCTGCGTGGTGCGGGGTTGGAGATCGGTGCGTTGCAGCATCCCCTGGAAGTGCCCGCCGGTGTTACCGTGACGTACGTGGATTATGCCTCAAGGGAAGAAAACATAAAGAAATACCCGGGGATTGATCCAGCCAGTATTGTCGCAACCGACCATATCGAAGACGGATTTGAACTGTCCGGCTTCCAGGCTGCTTCACAGGATTTCATCATTGCCAATCATGTTCTGGAGCATTGTCCTAATCCGCTGCAAGCCTTGCTGAATTGGGACAGGGTTCTCAGGAAGAACGGAATACTGTTTATAACACTGCCTAACGGCCGGAAAAGCTTCGATTACGGCCGGGCGATTACAACCTTTGAACATATTGCGGAAGATTATGAACTGGTGAAAGCCGGCGACCTCACTACGTTTGCAGCGAGAAATAGAGAGCACTACCGGGAATTCGTCGAAATATCCATTCCGAATCTGCATAAAGTGCAGAGAAATCTGAAAACCTATCGAACTGACGAGGAGAGGAATGCCTATATTGACAAATTGTCCCGGGAAGCGTCAACGGACGCCCATTTTCATGTTTTTACCAAGCCATCACTGGTTACCGTGTTGAATGCGATAATTGCCGATTATGCACAAAACCTGTCGTTGCGGGAGATTGCCCGGTCCGGATTTGGTTTTGAGTATGTCGTAATCCTGGAAAAAAGCGGTTCAATCAAATCCTGA
- a CDS encoding aspartyl protease family protein: MKNKIAKSVVMMVLAVFLLPLTVQSEFYQYQDENGTVNFTDDPAKIPKKFKKKKKIRDDDMSDPESKEMRVKINGNQVLVPVTVSYRGKEVKATFLLDTGATTCTISPGLAQRLNINPRDTDVSMAQVVGGAVHAVGHVKLDYVLVGPNRKYEIDASVISSGKNNDGLLGMNFLRELRYHIDFNSHTIRWGD; the protein is encoded by the coding sequence ATGAAAAACAAGATTGCAAAGTCGGTGGTGATGATGGTGCTTGCGGTTTTTCTGCTGCCGCTGACGGTACAGAGCGAATTTTACCAGTATCAGGATGAAAACGGTACGGTCAATTTTACCGATGACCCTGCCAAGATACCGAAGAAATTCAAAAAAAAGAAGAAAATCCGCGATGACGACATGAGCGACCCGGAGAGCAAGGAGATGCGGGTCAAGATCAACGGCAACCAGGTACTGGTGCCGGTAACGGTATCCTACCGGGGGAAAGAGGTGAAGGCCACCTTCCTCCTCGATACGGGTGCAACCACCTGCACGATCAGCCCGGGTCTTGCCCAACGGCTCAACATCAACCCGAGAGATACGGACGTTTCCATGGCGCAGGTGGTGGGCGGGGCTGTTCATGCCGTCGGCCACGTCAAGCTCGATTATGTCCTTGTCGGGCCGAACCGGAAATACGAGATAGACGCATCCGTCATTTCGAGCGGCAAAAACAATGACGGTCTTCTCGGTATGAACTTCCTGAGGGAACTCCGCTACCACATCGACTTCAATTCGCACACGATCCGATGGGGAGATTAG
- a CDS encoding SEL1-like repeat protein has protein sequence MVKLTAIVLICLATTCLFADTKADPRAVRSANIAEIRKLAIEGHVDAQFYTGFMYEKGQGVLQDYAEAVKWYLKAAEQGHAGAQINVGIMYFKGQGVLPDYAEAAKWYRKAALQGNANAQFNLGLMCNKGQGVSRDYVEAAKWYLKAAEQGNSGAQFNLGLMYYKGDGVARNFAEAFTWYRKAAEQGNAGAQFSLGLMYYKGQGVPKNFAEAAAWYRKSAEQGHVGAQFNLGYMYEMEQGAVGGNAEAAKWYRKAAEQGHAGAQSNLGYIYDIGEGVPQDHAEAAKWYRKAAEQGNAAAQLNLGIMYDNGHGISQDNAEAVKWYRKAAEQGDMTAQYNMGVKYANGIGVPRNNAEAVEWYRKAADQGHEISQVNLGHLYENSDGVPQDYAQALKWYGKAAEQENSDAQFSLGLMYAKGQGTPQNYAEAAKWYRRAADLGNEIAYYNLAILYYKGLGVDRDYAETVRLLKEVADQEDANVHFSLGYMYYKGQGVIEDHAEALKWFRKAGDEGLKEAMNYVNSIEKKVK, from the coding sequence ATGGTTAAACTGACTGCAATCGTGTTGATCTGCCTGGCAACCACTTGTTTATTTGCCGATACAAAGGCAGACCCTCGTGCTGTCAGGAGCGCAAATATTGCGGAGATCAGGAAACTGGCAATTGAGGGTCATGTTGATGCCCAGTTCTATACGGGGTTTATGTATGAAAAAGGGCAGGGCGTACTCCAGGACTATGCCGAGGCGGTGAAATGGTATCTGAAAGCGGCCGAGCAGGGGCATGCCGGTGCGCAAATCAATGTCGGCATCATGTATTTCAAGGGGCAGGGGGTATTACCGGATTATGCCGAGGCGGCGAAATGGTATCGAAAAGCAGCTCTTCAGGGGAATGCAAACGCTCAATTCAATCTCGGTCTGATGTGCAACAAAGGTCAAGGGGTATCCCGGGACTATGTCGAGGCGGCGAAATGGTATCTGAAAGCAGCTGAACAGGGGAATAGTGGTGCTCAATTCAATCTCGGTCTGATGTACTACAAAGGGGACGGGGTTGCACGGAACTTTGCCGAAGCCTTCACATGGTACCGGAAGGCGGCCGAACAGGGGAATGCGGGGGCCCAGTTCAGTCTGGGTTTAATGTATTATAAAGGTCAAGGAGTGCCGAAGAATTTTGCCGAGGCCGCCGCATGGTATCGTAAGTCTGCTGAGCAGGGGCATGTAGGCGCCCAGTTTAATCTGGGGTACATGTACGAAATGGAGCAAGGTGCAGTCGGAGGGAATGCCGAAGCGGCAAAATGGTACCGGAAGGCTGCTGAGCAAGGACACGCAGGCGCCCAGTCTAATCTGGGGTACATTTATGATATCGGAGAAGGGGTGCCCCAGGATCATGCCGAAGCGGCCAAATGGTACAGGAAGGCAGCCGAACAGGGAAATGCCGCTGCGCAATTAAACCTTGGGATCATGTATGATAATGGTCATGGTATCTCCCAGGACAATGCAGAAGCGGTCAAATGGTATCGCAAGGCTGCGGAACAGGGGGATATGACCGCCCAATACAATATGGGAGTCAAGTATGCCAATGGAATCGGCGTGCCGCGCAACAATGCCGAAGCTGTCGAATGGTACCGGAAAGCCGCTGACCAGGGGCATGAAATTTCACAGGTCAATCTTGGCCATTTATATGAAAATTCAGACGGCGTACCCCAGGACTATGCGCAAGCACTCAAATGGTATGGTAAGGCTGCCGAACAGGAAAATAGCGATGCCCAGTTCAGCTTGGGGTTAATGTATGCCAAAGGCCAGGGGACGCCACAGAACTACGCCGAAGCGGCCAAATGGTATAGACGGGCGGCTGACCTGGGGAATGAGATTGCGTATTATAATCTGGCAATTCTCTACTATAAAGGTCTGGGTGTGGATCGGGACTATGCCGAAACAGTAAGATTGCTTAAGGAGGTCGCCGATCAGGAAGATGCAAATGTTCATTTCAGCCTGGGATATATGTATTATAAGGGGCAAGGGGTAATCGAGGACCATGCCGAAGCTTTGAAATGGTTCAGAAAAGCCGGTGATGAGGGCCTTAAAGAGGCCATGAACTATGTAAATTCAATCGAAAAGAAGGTGAAATGA
- a CDS encoding heavy metal response regulator transcription factor: MRILVVEDEIKTSAFLRKGLRESGFTVDVANDGEEGLDLALSREYDLIILDVMLPGVDGWQIIKRIRGTKRDTPVLFLTARDAVQDRIKGLELGADDYLVKPFAFSELLARIRTILRRGPVRTLELIRIADLEIDLMGHRVMRGGKRLDLTPKEFALLSLLARRTGEVLTRTRIAERIWDIDFESDTNVVDVHMRRLRAKVDDPFEHKLIHTVRGVGYVLEER, encoded by the coding sequence ATGCGCATTTTAGTCGTTGAGGATGAAATTAAAACATCCGCCTTCCTGCGAAAGGGGCTGCGCGAAAGCGGATTCACCGTTGACGTTGCCAATGATGGCGAAGAAGGGCTCGATCTTGCTCTGAGCAGGGAGTACGACCTGATCATTCTCGATGTCATGCTTCCGGGGGTCGATGGATGGCAGATAATCAAGAGAATCCGCGGCACAAAGCGGGATACGCCTGTTCTTTTCCTGACGGCACGGGATGCTGTACAAGATCGAATCAAGGGGCTGGAGTTGGGCGCAGATGATTATCTGGTCAAACCTTTTGCATTCTCCGAATTACTTGCCCGCATACGCACCATACTCCGCCGCGGCCCGGTGAGAACCCTGGAGCTGATTCGCATAGCGGATCTTGAAATCGATTTGATGGGTCATAGGGTGATGCGGGGGGGGAAACGGCTCGACTTGACCCCAAAAGAATTTGCCCTCCTTTCTCTCCTTGCACGGCGGACAGGGGAGGTCCTTACCAGGACCCGCATTGCGGAACGAATCTGGGATATCGATTTTGAAAGCGATACGAATGTTGTCGATGTGCATATGCGCCGTCTCCGGGCAAAAGTCGATGATCCGTTCGAGCATAAACTGATTCATACCGTCCGTGGGGTGGGATATGTTCTCGAAGAGCGATAA
- a CDS encoding heavy metal sensor histidine kinase — protein MFSKSDKETTSADPALLPSRSWSISRRLIAHYSLSAFLIFNLSIALVHLGLVTITEKQSNRYLQDEINVIERLYKAGNNLKRLEQKLEVGYAAREFMKTYARILDAKGQVILQTHLMTKVVPATVFSQPNDSGYPDKGIRWKDENGKVFLLRSLWLDDEGANGNRIILQIALDISHLDRIVKDFREVLLAVIIFGTIISAVLAAIIVRKGLRPLNEITERTMHISAYNLDERMNMPHWPKEVKTLAIAFDDMLDRLQDSFDRLSSYVSNMAHELRTPINVLMGEAEVALTKARSSSDYRRVIESNLEEYGRLSRIIDSLLFIARTDIRKSTLLREEIIVSQEVKKIVEYYQPLADDKELSITWTGNATLSADPTLFRRAISNLLSNAIHYTTSGGRIEISTRQADNLSIEVTVADTGCGMCKEELPKIFDRFYRIDASRHVHPEGTGLGLAIVKSIMDLHGGTVSIESEPSKGTSITLKFPPPNITKSS, from the coding sequence ATGTTCTCGAAGAGCGATAAAGAAACAACGTCTGCTGATCCTGCTCTGCTTCCCTCCAGATCCTGGTCCATTTCACGCCGTTTGATAGCCCACTATTCCCTGTCTGCTTTCTTAATTTTTAACTTGTCTATCGCTTTAGTCCATCTGGGATTAGTAACCATTACAGAAAAACAGAGTAATCGTTATCTCCAGGATGAAATTAATGTTATAGAAAGGCTTTATAAAGCTGGTAATAATTTAAAGCGCCTTGAGCAGAAGTTAGAGGTCGGCTATGCTGCTCGCGAGTTCATGAAAACGTATGCAAGGATTCTCGATGCAAAAGGTCAGGTAATATTACAAACGCACCTGATGACTAAAGTTGTGCCTGCTACAGTTTTTTCTCAACCCAACGATAGCGGGTATCCTGACAAAGGTATCAGGTGGAAAGATGAAAACGGTAAAGTGTTTCTTTTGCGATCACTGTGGTTGGACGACGAGGGGGCGAACGGAAACCGGATAATACTTCAGATTGCATTGGACATCAGTCACCTGGATCGGATTGTAAAGGATTTCCGTGAAGTCCTTCTGGCCGTAATCATTTTCGGGACTATAATCTCCGCAGTTCTTGCCGCCATCATTGTCCGCAAGGGGCTGCGTCCACTTAATGAGATAACGGAAAGAACCATGCATATTTCGGCGTATAACCTTGACGAGCGCATGAATATGCCTCACTGGCCGAAAGAGGTGAAAACTTTGGCAATAGCGTTCGATGACATGCTCGACCGTTTGCAGGACTCGTTTGACCGACTGTCCAGCTACGTCTCCAATATGGCCCACGAATTACGCACGCCGATCAATGTTCTCATGGGTGAAGCGGAGGTGGCCTTGACGAAAGCCAGATCATCCTCGGACTATCGGCGGGTAATCGAATCGAATTTGGAAGAATACGGGCGTCTTTCCCGCATCATCGACAGTCTGCTCTTTATTGCCCGCACCGATATAAGAAAATCAACGCTTTTGCGTGAAGAAATCATTGTCAGCCAGGAAGTAAAAAAGATTGTGGAATATTACCAGCCACTTGCAGATGATAAGGAGCTAAGCATCACCTGGACGGGAAACGCAACCTTGTCTGCCGATCCGACCCTGTTCAGGCGAGCGATCAGCAACCTTCTGTCCAATGCCATACATTATACGACTTCAGGCGGTCGCATTGAAATTTCAACCAGGCAGGCAGACAATCTCTCAATTGAAGTCACCGTGGCCGACACCGGCTGCGGCATGTGTAAAGAAGAGTTGCCGAAAATATTCGACAGATTCTATCGGATCGACGCCAGCCGCCATGTCCATCCTGAAGGGACAGGTCTTGGCCTTGCCATTGTCAAATCGATCATGGATCTCCACGGCGGAACGGTCAGCATCGAAAGCGAACCCTCCAAAGGAACTTCCATAACCCTTAAATTTCCCCCGCCAAACATTACGAAATCGTCATAA